A stretch of Insulibacter thermoxylanivorax DNA encodes these proteins:
- the queA gene encoding tRNA preQ1(34) S-adenosylmethionine ribosyltransferase-isomerase QueA has protein sequence MDIEQFDYELPESLIAQTPLSDRSSSRLMTLNKHTGEIGHYQFRDLVHFVKPGDVLVLNDTRVIPARLIGRKRGGGAHVELLLLKQLEEDRWETLARPGRRLKKGAWIDFGEDAAGKPLLSAEVEEELPDGGRLVRFNYEGVFLEILDKLGQMPLPPYIREMLEDKERYQTVYAQHPGSAAAPTAGLHFTEGMLSQLRAQGVQIAFVTLHVGLGTFRPVSVQDITQHKMHAEYYSIPAETAQVLQEARTEGRRIIAVGTTSCRTLETAAQKFGDQPLQETSGWTDIFIYPGYQFRLVDGLVTNFHLPKSTLLMLISAMAGRENVMHAYAEAVKERYRFFSFGDSMFIY, from the coding sequence ATGGATATCGAACAATTTGACTATGAGCTGCCGGAGAGCTTGATCGCGCAGACCCCCCTGAGCGACCGGTCAAGCTCCAGGCTTATGACCTTGAATAAACATACGGGCGAGATCGGGCACTATCAGTTCCGCGATCTCGTTCATTTTGTTAAACCGGGGGATGTTCTTGTCTTAAACGATACACGCGTGATCCCGGCCCGACTGATCGGGCGGAAGCGGGGCGGCGGTGCTCATGTAGAACTCTTGCTGCTGAAGCAATTGGAAGAAGACCGATGGGAGACATTGGCGCGGCCCGGCCGCAGGCTGAAGAAGGGCGCATGGATCGATTTCGGTGAGGATGCCGCCGGAAAGCCGCTGCTCAGCGCGGAAGTGGAGGAGGAGTTGCCCGACGGCGGACGGCTCGTCCGCTTTAACTATGAGGGAGTATTTCTCGAAATCCTTGATAAGCTAGGTCAGATGCCGCTTCCTCCTTATATTCGGGAGATGCTGGAGGATAAGGAACGCTATCAGACGGTGTATGCGCAGCATCCGGGCTCGGCTGCAGCACCTACGGCGGGGCTGCACTTCACGGAGGGGATGCTTTCCCAGCTGCGTGCGCAAGGCGTGCAGATCGCCTTTGTGACGCTGCATGTCGGATTAGGAACCTTCCGCCCCGTGTCGGTGCAGGATATCACACAGCACAAGATGCATGCGGAGTACTACAGCATCCCTGCAGAGACGGCGCAGGTGCTCCAGGAGGCGCGAACAGAGGGAAGGCGCATCATCGCTGTCGGCACGACTTCCTGCCGCACGCTGGAGACGGCGGCACAGAAGTTTGGCGATCAGCCGCTGCAGGAGACAAGCGGCTGGACGGATATCTTCATCTACCCGGGCTATCAATTTCGCTTGGTCGATGGCCTTGTGACGAATTTCCATCTGCCGAAGTCCACGCTTCTGATGTTGATCAG
- a CDS encoding SpoIID/LytB domain-containing protein, whose protein sequence is MMMVKKRWSKLAWLFCAALLWTLILPGFSGTAQAAIPKLDNIRVALFIQTRETAPAVTFSIASPAQIGLRTPEGIRSWLSIEDGSPVRFSIDQFRIVMYESTELSAAKAVAEELAAIMNNRERAFVLSTVRNGAVVYQVTAGNYQSLQEANAAKERLLANYRASSLLNGFPVQITGPYHLSAGTFATEQEAKAVQSIYQERGIDAALVYHENADQMLVCSVWIGEAASSEQLEEVKNTALAAVPEFPLSAADHSQPYLYLRMDHTDDRAIPHYYFNAKNQKVWFTASVPGIKVHERYGRTYRGSMEITQYNDRLALINELPFEQYLYAVVSNEMGGSFPMEALKAQAVAARTYALQQGMKYGIAHISDTTYDQAYYGYGTETAAAVRAVDATKSEVVVNRKDHSLITPFYSSNAGGFTSHTDEVWGTAVDYLHSVPSPDDVAEQGRHTWHRVITPSGLVGYVRQDLVRTAGTTAAGLTTVSVIEPSVNVRPSPDTSGTPITQVKQGDVLIVLETMKESNPYSWVSVTWKADQLLSRINQYARAPIAGELRSLHVAERGISGRVISVVANGHEKVQVSYPDAYRTVMGGLRSTRFDIDQTNDLTILAAGNLTANVKDMYPAAELYVLTGHSASTAQPVQGEYLYAMNGKQEIRTGTLDPRFRFIGRGYGHGLGMSQYGAKALAEIGYDYQKILQYYYKDVQVIRG, encoded by the coding sequence ATGATGATGGTGAAGAAACGATGGAGCAAGTTGGCATGGCTGTTCTGCGCTGCACTTCTATGGACGCTGATCCTGCCGGGATTCAGCGGTACGGCGCAGGCGGCAATCCCTAAGCTGGACAACATTCGCGTCGCCCTGTTCATTCAGACGCGGGAAACGGCACCGGCCGTTACCTTCTCCATCGCAAGTCCTGCACAGATCGGCCTTCGTACTCCGGAAGGCATTCGCAGCTGGCTTTCGATCGAGGACGGTTCACCAGTCCGGTTCAGCATCGACCAATTCCGCATCGTCATGTATGAATCGACGGAATTAAGCGCTGCTAAAGCGGTTGCTGAGGAATTGGCAGCGATCATGAATAACCGCGAACGTGCTTTCGTGCTAAGCACCGTGCGAAACGGTGCGGTTGTCTATCAAGTGACGGCAGGCAACTATCAAAGCTTGCAAGAAGCAAATGCTGCGAAGGAACGCCTGCTGGCAAATTACAGAGCATCATCTCTGCTGAACGGCTTCCCTGTTCAGATCACAGGCCCCTATCATCTGAGTGCGGGCACATTCGCCACGGAGCAGGAAGCCAAAGCGGTGCAATCGATCTATCAGGAGCGGGGCATCGATGCTGCGCTGGTCTATCATGAGAATGCAGATCAGATGCTCGTCTGCAGCGTCTGGATTGGCGAGGCTGCTTCCAGCGAGCAATTGGAGGAAGTTAAGAACACCGCGCTGGCTGCGGTTCCGGAATTCCCCCTTAGTGCAGCCGATCATTCCCAACCGTATCTATATCTGCGTATGGATCATACCGACGACCGGGCGATACCGCATTATTACTTCAATGCTAAGAACCAGAAAGTATGGTTCACCGCTTCGGTTCCAGGCATCAAAGTTCATGAACGATATGGCCGCACCTATCGCGGCAGCATGGAGATCACGCAGTACAACGATCGGCTGGCCTTGATCAATGAACTGCCCTTCGAGCAATATCTGTATGCAGTTGTGAGCAATGAGATGGGCGGAAGCTTTCCGATGGAGGCACTTAAAGCTCAGGCTGTTGCTGCTCGGACCTATGCCCTGCAGCAAGGGATGAAATACGGCATCGCACACATCTCAGACACCACTTATGACCAAGCCTATTACGGATATGGCACGGAAACGGCTGCAGCTGTACGGGCGGTTGATGCGACGAAGTCCGAAGTTGTCGTGAACCGAAAGGATCACAGCTTGATCACGCCGTTCTATTCCTCCAATGCCGGCGGGTTCACCAGCCATACCGATGAGGTATGGGGTACGGCGGTGGACTATCTACACAGCGTGCCGAGCCCCGATGATGTCGCCGAACAGGGCCGGCACACGTGGCATCGCGTGATCACGCCGAGCGGTTTGGTCGGCTATGTGAGACAGGATCTGGTGCGCACGGCGGGAACGACGGCTGCGGGGTTGACGACGGTATCGGTCATCGAACCAAGCGTGAACGTGCGTCCCAGCCCGGATACATCAGGTACACCGATCACGCAAGTGAAGCAAGGCGATGTGTTGATCGTCCTGGAGACGATGAAGGAGTCCAATCCTTACAGCTGGGTCTCAGTTACGTGGAAGGCCGATCAGCTTCTAAGCCGCATCAACCAGTATGCACGGGCTCCGATTGCCGGCGAGCTTAGATCCCTCCATGTTGCAGAACGCGGCATCTCCGGCCGGGTGATCTCTGTGGTGGCGAACGGCCATGAGAAGGTTCAGGTCTCCTATCCGGATGCCTACCGCACGGTGATGGGCGGCTTGCGCAGCACGCGTTTTGACATCGATCAGACCAATGATCTGACGATCCTTGCGGCGGGTAACTTGACGGCCAATGTGAAGGATATGTATCCTGCAGCGGAACTCTATGTGCTTACCGGCCATTCGGCCTCTACAGCGCAGCCGGTTCAGGGGGAATATCTGTATGCGATGAACGGCAAACAAGAGATCCGCACAGGCACCTTGGATCCGAGATTCCGCTTCATCGGCCGCGGTTACGGGCACGGCTTGGGCATGTCCCAATACGGCGCCAAGGCTTTGGCGGAGATTGGGTATGATTACCAGAAGATTCTCCAATACTATTACAAAGATGTGCAAGTGATCAGAGGATGA